A window of Hordeum vulgare subsp. vulgare chromosome 5H, MorexV3_pseudomolecules_assembly, whole genome shotgun sequence genomic DNA:
GCTGGAAGAAGCTGATCCATTCTGGACTACCTCATGGTGGTTTTGGTCCACCATGCTACTAGGGCCAGCTGGTTCATGCAGGCCCACGCCACCAAGGTGTGCTGTCAGATCATTCACATTGGGGCTTGGCACAGCTGCTGCAGAGCTTGACACAATATTAGGGTTGCTCTCTCGAGGAATCAGCCATTTGTCCCAATCATCTTTCCTCCTAACTTTGTCGCCCTGCATCAACACAGAAAACAATGCCCTATATTAGAACCAAATAACTATTCTTGCCCAGAGGATTACGTTTCAAAAGTTTAAAATACGCCACCATTAGGGAAGAGGGACTGGATTATTCTAGACCAGTGTCTACGAATGCACAAACTATTCTAGTCCAATGTTTATGAAGGCGAGAAACATTCTACCGCAGTTTAAACGGAAGTTAAATGCTTTATTTGTGGGCATTGAAGGAACCCCATATCATACAGATGTGATAGTGCACACCACTTGCCCTCAAATAGCTGAAACTGGAGTGGAATAATAGGATGTACCTTCACTTCCAGTATAGATGAGGACTGAATTGTTTCAATTATATACTGCAAATTGGCGTTAGGAATATCAGCAGTGATTTCCCGGACCTGCAAAAACAATATTTCCGCACGGTTAGCAGACTGCTTAAACATATTCAGCACCAACCTCCTTTTTGACATCCAAAGCATTAGgcatatatatactccctccgttcctaaatataagtctttatataGATTTTACTagcagactacatacgaagcaaaatgagtgaatctacactctacagtatgtctatatacatccgtatgtggtcTCCTGGTGgaaactctaaaaagacttatatgtaggaaaggagggagtacatAATATGGTATCATCATAAAAAAAAGATACTAAGTTTCTTGTCAGTTTTTGTGGATGCACGAGCGCACGAAACAAAATAATGAATCAGAAAGATTGGCAACAACAGGGAAAGCAAAGCAACCAGATTGACCAAATTcttaagataatctagtgcatgaTCAACTAAAGGACAAAACCAAAAGCATGCAGTGCCACATATGCAGAAAAATTACAGCAAGAGTTGCACATCTTATTCAACTGAAAAACACAGATCACTTATGGATTAGATACTGGATGGCCTTGCCAGAAAAACCTAGATAGAATGAAGGACTGCTAACCTAGTTCCCCCATAGCAGCATACTATCCACAAAAGCACATCCATTGTCTCTGTACTCCCTATTTTACTGCTAGTCCATTGGAGTCGTGCAAGTAAATTGCAGTATGAAAGTGCACTTGAGCACAGTGATACCTcaaagagagaaataaaaaacTAAGGAAATTGTATGTTTCAACATTTTACAAGCTCTTATCAATGAGAAGTGGTGTAGGGAGCAATAGTACGTTAATCACATGCTACTTTTATTATACATATATAATAGTTGAGCCTACTATGTCTGGCTATTGTCGCAAAATTGCAATGTTCTTTAAATATTCAATACTGCTATACTTGAAACTCCTATCTTACAGCCAAACAGAATTCAGATAGAGATCAGATACCTGTCCCCGAGTAAAggcttcatttttttaaaactaatATGTAAAGAAAAGTTGCAAGAACTAGAACACACAAGTCCCTGATGCTTGATTGGCATTCATTATTAATGTATGATAACATGGTCATGCACTCCTAACATAAATATTTGAGTTCAATCACAAGATATCAATGTAATATACCTGCAGGAAAACTGTATGCAGGCATTCATCGACATATAACAGGTGTAAAGCAATAAGCATCCCAATAAACAACAAAGGCATTTTAAACTGACTTCAAGCATGCACACGCACAAGGCCACTACCACTCACACAATCTACCAAAAAAGGAGATGAAAAAGCTAGCTGTATTCATGCTGGTCCAGGAAGAATAAAGCAattttctataaaacacaacctAAGTGCAGCCTGGTCCAGGAAGAATAAAACAATTTTCTATAAAAACACAATCTACGTGCAGCCAGGTGCACGTTGCTTCCGCTTTCGCAGGGTCCGGGGAAGAGACCGACCACTTTGTCTATAAAACACTACCTCCCAACAAAAAAACAACCTGATGGCACAGAGAAGAACACACAACATCTCAGACGAGCAGAAAATATTCCGTCATACTAAAACCCAGATGCAAAATTGCAAATATCCAACCAAAAAGATCACTACTTTAACATCAAACCAGAGAATTTATTTTGAAGAGAATAAGCTTGGTAATGCCTCAAAGGAAGCTTCACATCACATCCAGAAGCCAATAGTTACTTGATCTCATATAACTTAGTCAGAACACAATGCAATTGCAAACACAAGTCGACATTCAAGAACAATAAAGGCCAAAGGATAAAAGTTCCAATGAATTAACCACATTGGAAATCAGCAATCTAGTGCACTTAATATGATATGATGCAACGCAAAGACGGGGTGACTGAAAAAGTACATGCATGTCTGTTACTCTATAGTCTCGAAAGGCAAGTTAAGGAATTTCAGTAAACATGATCACCTTATTGAAAGTTGACATAAAAGGGATGGATACAAAGCCCTCCTCATCCATATGTTGCCGCAAGTAAACATCTCCACATAAGTTATCCTTGCTGCGGGCCAACGAACATGAGCATCAACGACCCAAGTAGAGTCACAGTCACAGGCCAACAATTAATAATTAACTAAATGCTGCAAAAAAACAATGTAACGACCTGAAGTAGAACTCAAACTGGTTCTGCAGCTTCTGGCCTTTAGCCTCGGAATCGGGCTCAGCCTCGGGCTCAGGCTCAGGCTCAGGTTCAAGCTCAGCCAGGGGCTGAAAGCAAGGATAAGCAGGTGGCCCGACCATATGAGGTGCGAATGCCATTCCCCTGAGAGCCTCTGGAGGCGGCGGGGGCCCAACATAGTAAACTGGGGTAACAGGAGACACTGGCGATGTCATATCTGGAGATAACAAACAATAGTGGCAACTGATCAATACCATGAGATTATTATGCATCActacatcagcagcagcagcaagagcGCCGAAGTAAAACCTTACCATGGTATCCCATCATCGGTCCAGGAAAGGCTCGCATGTGCGAGCCGGGCGGCGGAGGGGCGCCCATGTAGGGATTAGGAGCTACGGCCAgctgcgggggcggcggcgcgcccCGCATGTACGGCCCCATGCCCATCCCTCCTGGTGCACGGTAGTAGGCACCATCATACCCGCCTCTCCGGCGGCCCCCAAACCCGCCGTGATGAGGAAGTCCACCGCCTCCTGGGCCGCCCGGGCCACCGTTGCCACCGCCCCTCCttccgccgttgttgttgttgtggtggcttCTCTGGCCACCCCTCCCGCCGCTGCCGCCATGGTCAAAGCCGGCTGCTGGCCTCTCATGGTGTTCCCGCGGGGAGTGGtctccgccgccggcgcctccgcGCCGGGCCGTCTTGTGGCGGCCGTGGTGCGTCCCGGAGGCGTGCCTGGGCGAGTTGGACGGGTTCGCCATGGCCTGGAAAGAGCAACGTAGCATATAAAACTATAACGAATCAATCGCGCAGACAAACGGACGAACGAACGGCGGGAGAgcaccatcgtcatcatgagACGGCGGGacagggaggggggaggggaaagAGAGATCTGACCgatgaggcggcggcgggggaaggGTCCGGGGGAGGCTTGGGGGAGTCGGAGGTGGCCGGGAGCAGGGTCTTGGTCTTGGCAGCGTCGGCGAGCGCGGGCCAGTGGTCGGCGTCCAtgacggcgggcggcggcggcgcgtcgGCGTGCGGGGCGCCGttggtggcggaggagggggagggctgctTCCAGGCGGACCTCTTGGCCGGCGATGGCGCCGGAGAGCGGGGCGCCGGATCGGGCGACGCGGTGGCGGGGGCGGGGGCTGGGGCGGgctccatggcggcggcggcggcggcgggaggggaggagggagggggagaggagtTGGTGATCCCAGGGATGGGGAGAGGAGGGCTCTGCCGATGATTAGGGCTTCCGCTCTATGACACCCCGGCCCCacaccaccccacccctcctctcctttAGGCTTTAGGCTGCGCTGGGCCGAGCCGGCTAGGGGTTTGCTTAGCCTTTTTTCTCTTTTGATGGaatccttctttcttctccttcaagaATTTCCAcccatctttttcttttcttgattcttcatcttcatcttgatCTTGATTGATGGGTGAGTGGCTCATGTTgatcctttctctctctcttttgagaGAATCCTATTGATGATGCAATAATGTGGAGATGCTCGGGACATTGTGGATTCGATCGATATGATCGTCCACATGCACCCAAGGATCTTAATCAAGGCGTTTTATAGCATACGCCGAAGCGGTGACAATTACATACTTACGAACGAGTTTTCTTGACGCGTGGATCCTTGTCTATTTATGGTGTGACAAGCCGCGCGTGGTGGGATTAGCCGCAAACACTGCGTCGATTGAGATGGTGTAACTACATCATGAGGTTATCGCGTGAGTCATCGAGTCATGCAGTACAGTTATACGTTTATAAAGCATTTACACTTTCTATGATATATCTTATCTGGTAGTCTAGATTTTTGGATTATCTTTATTATGCCTTGCATGACCCTCTATGCTCTATGTCAACTTAGGCTGTCATTTCACTTTTTCGTGATCTTGTCTTGGTTTATTTGGTTGCCTTATCTTGATCGGCCTATTAAAAATATAATGACGTGGGTATTGATTTTCTTTTCACTGAAAGAACTTAGGTTATGGCAGTAGGGTCCAACCCTTGTCCTTTGTTCCGTTTTGAAGCTCTAACAACAGAGTCTCGTCCTTGTCCTTTGTTCCGTTTTGAAGCTCTAACAACAGAGTCTGCTTATTCGACCCTTGTGTTGGATTGTTATTAATTTATTTTCTCAATAAGAAAAGGAGTAAGGACATTCAGATTCTCTTTGTTATATGTGGCAGGAAGGAAAGACGCCTTCTTTATATATCAAGCAGAGCCATATAAGAGCATGTCCTTATACACATGCCAATAAGCACATTTAGAATCTGGTTGCCATGTGAATATCAAAACTACCTTAACTAATTAGCTAGTCAAACTTATGTGTGCGAGCATTCGAATCCTTGTCTATTTATTATGGTGTAGCAAGTTACATGTGATAGGATTAACCGCAAGCA
This region includes:
- the LOC123397460 gene encoding la-related protein 1B-like, translated to MEPAPAPAPATASPDPAPRSPAPSPAKRSAWKQPSPSSATNGAPHADAPPPPAVMDADHWPALADAAKTKTLLPATSDSPKPPPDPSPAAASSAMANPSNSPRHASGTHHGRHKTARRGGAGGGDHSPREHHERPAAGFDHGGSGGRGGQRSHHNNNNGGRRGGGNGGPGGPGGGGLPHHGGFGGRRRGGYDGAYYRAPGGMGMGPYMRGAPPPPQLAVAPNPYMGAPPPPGSHMRAFPGPMMGYHDMTSPVSPVTPVYYVGPPPPPEALRGMAFAPHMVGPPAYPCFQPLAELEPEPEPEPEAEPDSEAKGQKLQNQFEFYFSKDNLCGDVYLRQHMDEEGFVSIPFMSTFNKVREITADIPNANLQYIIETIQSSSILEVKGDKVRRKDDWDKWLIPRESNPNIVSSSAAAVPSPNVNDLTAHLGGVGLHEPAGPSSMVDQNHHEVVQNGSASSSNNPAPAAEESAGQR